A section of the Cololabis saira isolate AMF1-May2022 chromosome 6, fColSai1.1, whole genome shotgun sequence genome encodes:
- the LOC133446562 gene encoding TLR adapter interacting with SLC15A4 on the lysosome, with amino-acid sequence MLCEGILLSMTYGAVEDSNPLPDQNTFHAGPHPPKPLRLGPTRPAPLVHHSFLEQAGSTGSSSSSESSYIPPLQSSSLQTARLTSPKIQIPAQAGSGGGDSPFLVPSFCESICKNYSDLHIGGEQVLPLSANDGELRVGAEAPAGGPFLQSCDVPADVGESLPGRAFQGGPGPLGGPLGGASAHWRQASGRDRSFLLQGREGPFSNSLLNHYLEQKLLDLYQQYMMENMGREGAAGSESGNICPLLGSELVLTSLDQITLQLSREGNLEAGLAKDMVLSCLLRVAGDMHSSEISTPVLQISNEASTEQLTASEEE; translated from the exons ATGCTTTGTGAAGGCATATTGCTGAGCATGACCTATGGTGCCGTGGAGGACTCCAACCCCCTCcctgaccaaaacaccttccATGCTGGTCCTCACCCCCCCAAACCCCTCAGACTGGGCCCCACCAGACCAGCTCCACTCGTCCACCACAGTTTCCTGGAGCAGGCCGGCAGCACAGGCAGCTCCAGCTCTTCAGAGTCGTCGTACATTCCTCCGTTACAGTCCTCCAGTCTCCAGACCGCCAGACTGACCTCCCCTAAGATCCAGATCCCGGCCCAGGCCGGCTCGGGCGGGGGCGACTCCCCGTTCCTGGTCCCCTCCTTCTGCGAGAGCATCTGCAAAAACTACAGCGACCTTCACATCGGAGGCGAGCAG GTGCTGCCCCTCTCTGCCAACGACGGGGAGCTCCGGGTCGGTGCCGAGGCGCCGGCCGGCGGCCCCTTCCTCCAGTCCTGCGACGTCCCGGCAGACGTGGGGGAATCTCTGCCGGGACGGGCCTTCCAGGGCGGGCCGGGCCCCCTGGGGGGCCCCCTGGGCGGGGCCTCGGCCCACTGGAGGCAGGCCAGCGGCCGCGACCGCAGCTTCCTGCTGCAGGGACGCGAAGGCCCGTTCTCCAACTCCCTCCTCAACCACTACCTGGAGCAGAAGCTGCTGGACCTGTACCAGCAGTACATGATGGAGAACATGGGGAGGGAAGGGGCCGCCGGCTCGGAGTCCGGAAACATCTGCCCCCTGCTGGGGTCGGAGCTGGTTCTGACCAGCCTGGACCAGATCACCCTGCAGCTCAGCCGAGAGGGAAACCTGGAGGCCGGTCTGGCCAAGGACATGGTGCTGAGCTGCCTGCTGCGGGTCGCCGGAGACATGCACTCCAGTGAGATCAGCACTCCGGTTCTGCAGATTTCTAATGAAGCATCGACAGAGCAGCTCACAGCGAGTGAAGAGGAGTAG